The following are encoded in a window of Roseivirga misakiensis genomic DNA:
- a CDS encoding D-alanyl-D-alanine carboxypeptidase, which yields MKRGICCLLSLLLLSSISSYGQKYPKRKILKDLKTLPGFENAFIGFTLYDPSKEKTIAAHYADKYMTPASTTKLFTYQAGVQNLPERLPALEYYTSGDSLIFWSTGYPLTLHPDHPDSTVIDFLSQTKKKLYYWSRPIEDDRFGPGWGWDDYNAYYGAEKSLFPIYGNSVQVIIDNAKKKFITSPTYDLLKFTENDSTDTRSRISRNEFLNEYEIKYKALTASDTLTIDTLVRPFKYSDGLFIDLLSNAAGKEIKQIDKLTRPERFETLAGVRADSLYKWMLQPSDNLFAEQILLMISGASSDTLSSKSTLSRLKEPNIILREEQLQGSELIWRDGSGLSRYNMFSPDELIQLLSSSDEASILPLLPQGGVSGSLEDWYGPYVYAKTGTLSNNHSLAGYIKTEKGKTLIFVIMANHYTAPTAVIRNSIGVILEKIKQAY from the coding sequence TTTTATTGGTTTCACTTTATACGATCCCAGTAAAGAAAAGACTATTGCAGCTCACTATGCCGATAAGTACATGACACCGGCATCTACCACCAAACTTTTCACCTATCAAGCAGGTGTCCAAAACCTGCCAGAAAGACTACCAGCACTAGAATACTACACGTCTGGGGACTCTTTGATTTTTTGGAGTACAGGCTACCCTCTAACACTCCATCCAGATCACCCAGATTCAACAGTAATTGACTTTCTTTCACAAACTAAAAAAAAGCTCTATTATTGGTCAAGACCCATAGAAGATGATCGGTTTGGCCCAGGCTGGGGATGGGACGATTATAATGCCTATTACGGAGCCGAGAAATCCTTATTTCCAATCTATGGCAATAGCGTTCAGGTAATTATTGACAACGCTAAAAAGAAGTTCATCACCTCTCCTACTTATGATTTGCTAAAGTTTACGGAAAATGATTCTACAGATACAAGAAGTAGAATATCTAGAAATGAATTTTTGAACGAATACGAAATCAAATACAAAGCCTTGACGGCTTCGGATACATTGACAATTGACACCCTTGTAAGGCCATTTAAATATTCCGATGGTTTATTCATCGACCTACTGAGCAATGCGGCTGGCAAGGAGATCAAGCAAATTGATAAACTTACAAGGCCAGAACGTTTCGAAACACTTGCAGGTGTTAGAGCTGATAGTCTCTACAAATGGATGCTTCAACCGAGCGACAATCTCTTTGCAGAACAAATTCTTTTAATGATCAGTGGTGCTTCAAGCGACACACTAAGCTCTAAATCGACGTTATCGAGGCTAAAAGAGCCTAATATTATCCTCAGGGAAGAACAGTTGCAAGGCAGTGAACTAATTTGGAGAGATGGATCTGGACTTTCGAGATACAATATGTTCTCACCAGATGAATTAATCCAACTACTTTCCTCCTCAGATGAAGCCAGTATTTTACCACTCCTGCCTCAAGGTGGTGTTTCGGGTTCTCTAGAAGATTGGTATGGCCCTTATGTTTATGCTAAAACGGGCACACTCAGTAATAACCACAGCTTGGCTGGTTATATCAAGACAGAAAAAGGCAAAACGCTTATTTTCGTTATCATGGCCAATCACTACACAGCGCCAACGGCTGTCATAAGAAACTCAATTGGAGTAATTCTAGAAAAAATCAAACAGGCGTATTGA
- a CDS encoding WD40/YVTN/BNR-like repeat-containing protein — translation MLKKTLTFLALFAICSPLVLAQNLTSETLSGLRLRNIGPAAMSGRVVDLAVVNKDPYTFYVATATGGIWKTTNNGVTMTPVFENESTHSMGAIAVHQEHTNIVWAGTGSRANRQSSSWGDGIYKSTDGGKTWKNMGLKDSHHIGRVALHPTDSSIVYVAAMGHLWGPNNERGLYKSTDGGETWERQIFVNDDTGVVDVAIDPENPEIVYAATYQRRRKPFGFHGGGPGSGLHKSTDGGKSWKELRTGLPEGDYGRIGISIFQSDPNIVYVSVEQGFQYNASTAYNERRAGLYRSKDKGETWEFMSNWNPRPMYASQPLVDPSDASRIYMMNQYSYSSDSGRTFRPARQSLHGDDRIFWVNPKDSRHVMKGDDGGIGISYDRGQKWLFYTNLPVSQFYRVAVDMAKPYNVYGGLQDNGSWYGPSQTYRSAGILNEDWKKIGGGDGFLNLVHHTDPDIVYTESQYLGLSRLNKKNGQRQSIRPGDLQGRIGARRNWTAWGPGEPEPELGNAMAPGNWDGPFFLSYHDANTIYAGTEQLWKSTDGGASWKSLGDLTTRVNRRELTIMGQRADTSTHSLDDGIPYYPTLTAVAESKKKQGMLYVGTDDGLVQISADDGKNWTNVSDRLPGLPKETWINTIETSSHEAGTAYVAINNYRNNDFNNYVYKTTDFGQSWASVVGDLPKNRVARTLREDPKNPNVLYLGTEIGLFVTVNGGRNWVELKNNMPTLPFNDLVIHPRDNDLVLGTHGRGVWILDNLNAIQELGSVINNEAALFTIPDAEIINYNIGGAHTGDMYYRGENPRRGAMIDIYLKDDIAKDQISLTIHDVDGNLIQEVNAGRKAGIQRVYWGFTHQSFKSGNIDPNNDRRGRRGFGLNGPQVVPGIYVAKLVVNGQTYEQQFKVMDDSRLDVDFNVRKAWTASLFKIGRLYEEIIDGMLGAQKMQWHLNKLNSEKIKYNEDAAAPIIELNRKYNELLSRTRSVYFGVSGWIGPWSGDQQAQYDYYKSMIGKLEKETQSVMKTAIPKLNKGMKKANRFTNK, via the coding sequence ATGCTAAAAAAGACCCTAACCTTCTTGGCACTATTCGCGATTTGCTCGCCTTTAGTCCTTGCACAAAATCTAACTTCTGAAACGCTCAGCGGACTACGACTCAGAAATATTGGCCCTGCGGCTATGAGTGGTCGTGTTGTGGACCTAGCAGTCGTTAATAAAGACCCATATACTTTTTATGTGGCTACCGCGACCGGCGGTATTTGGAAGACTACCAACAATGGTGTAACCATGACACCAGTTTTCGAAAACGAAAGCACCCATTCTATGGGAGCCATCGCAGTTCATCAAGAACACACGAATATTGTTTGGGCAGGGACCGGATCTCGGGCAAACAGACAAAGCTCATCTTGGGGTGACGGTATTTACAAGTCAACTGATGGCGGTAAAACCTGGAAGAATATGGGCTTAAAAGATTCTCACCACATTGGTAGAGTAGCCCTACATCCAACCGACTCTAGTATCGTTTATGTAGCAGCCATGGGGCATTTATGGGGACCAAATAATGAAAGAGGCCTATATAAGTCAACCGACGGAGGTGAGACTTGGGAACGACAAATCTTTGTTAACGATGATACTGGCGTGGTAGATGTAGCTATCGACCCTGAAAACCCTGAAATTGTTTATGCCGCTACTTATCAAAGGCGAAGAAAACCTTTTGGTTTTCATGGTGGTGGCCCAGGTAGTGGTTTGCATAAATCTACTGATGGCGGAAAATCTTGGAAAGAATTAAGAACTGGATTACCTGAAGGTGATTATGGTAGAATCGGTATTTCCATCTTCCAAAGCGACCCGAATATTGTTTATGTATCTGTAGAACAAGGTTTTCAATACAACGCCTCTACGGCATACAACGAAAGAAGGGCTGGTCTTTACCGCTCGAAAGACAAAGGTGAAACTTGGGAATTCATGAGTAATTGGAACCCTAGACCAATGTATGCCAGCCAACCGCTAGTTGATCCTAGCGACGCATCAAGAATCTACATGATGAACCAATACAGCTATTCTAGCGATAGTGGCCGAACATTTAGACCAGCGAGACAATCCTTACATGGAGACGATCGAATATTCTGGGTAAACCCTAAAGATTCTCGTCATGTAATGAAAGGTGATGATGGTGGAATTGGTATTTCTTACGATAGAGGCCAAAAATGGCTTTTCTACACTAATTTACCTGTGAGCCAGTTTTACAGAGTAGCAGTAGATATGGCTAAGCCGTACAATGTTTACGGTGGGCTTCAAGATAACGGAAGCTGGTATGGACCAAGTCAAACTTATAGAAGCGCTGGTATCTTAAACGAAGACTGGAAAAAGATTGGTGGTGGTGATGGTTTCTTAAACTTAGTGCATCACACTGACCCTGACATTGTATATACAGAATCTCAATACCTAGGGCTTTCCAGACTGAATAAGAAAAACGGACAAAGACAGTCCATCCGACCTGGCGATCTACAAGGAAGAATTGGTGCTCGAAGAAATTGGACAGCTTGGGGGCCTGGTGAACCAGAACCAGAACTCGGAAACGCTATGGCACCAGGAAACTGGGATGGTCCTTTCTTTCTATCCTACCACGATGCTAATACCATTTATGCTGGTACAGAACAATTATGGAAAAGTACTGATGGCGGTGCTTCTTGGAAAAGCCTGGGTGATTTAACCACAAGAGTGAATCGTCGTGAATTAACCATTATGGGTCAAAGAGCTGATACCAGCACGCATTCTTTGGATGACGGTATCCCCTACTATCCTACACTTACCGCTGTAGCAGAGTCAAAAAAGAAACAAGGCATGCTCTACGTGGGAACGGATGACGGATTGGTTCAAATCTCTGCGGACGATGGTAAAAACTGGACAAACGTGAGTGATCGATTACCTGGTTTACCAAAAGAAACATGGATTAACACTATAGAGACTTCTTCACATGAGGCAGGAACGGCCTACGTGGCGATCAATAATTACCGAAATAATGACTTCAATAATTACGTCTATAAAACCACCGATTTCGGTCAAAGTTGGGCATCGGTAGTCGGAGATCTTCCAAAAAATCGTGTTGCGAGAACTTTAAGAGAAGACCCTAAAAACCCTAATGTTCTTTATCTAGGAACAGAAATCGGCTTATTTGTCACTGTAAACGGGGGTAGAAATTGGGTTGAATTGAAAAACAACATGCCAACCCTTCCTTTTAACGATTTGGTGATTCATCCAAGAGACAATGATTTGGTGCTTGGTACACATGGTAGAGGTGTTTGGATTCTTGACAACTTAAATGCGATCCAAGAATTAGGAAGTGTCATTAACAATGAAGCGGCACTATTTACAATTCCGGATGCCGAAATCATTAACTATAATATCGGCGGTGCTCATACTGGAGATATGTACTACCGAGGCGAAAACCCTCGACGCGGTGCTATGATAGACATCTACTTAAAGGATGATATAGCGAAAGACCAGATTAGCTTAACCATACATGACGTAGATGGAAACCTTATCCAAGAGGTAAATGCTGGAAGAAAAGCTGGAATACAGCGTGTTTATTGGGGCTTTACCCACCAAAGCTTCAAATCTGGAAATATTGATCCCAATAATGACAGACGCGGCAGAAGAGGCTTCGGACTTAATGGTCCTCAAGTAGTACCAGGTATTTATGTTGCCAAATTAGTGGTCAATGGGCAGACTTATGAGCAGCAATTCAAGGTAATGGACGACAGCCGATTAGATGTCGACTTCAACGTTCGTAAAGCATGGACAGCGTCACTCTTTAAAATAGGTCGCCTATATGAAGAAATCATAGATGGTATGCTCGGTGCTCAAAAAATGCAATGGCATTTGAATAAGTTAAACAGTGAAAAAATAAAGTACAATGAAGACGCTGCAGCACCAATAATTGAATTGAACAGAAAGTACAACGAGCTACTTAGTCGTACGCGATCTGTCTATTTTGGTGTAAGTGGATGGATTGGCCCATGGAGTGGCGATCAGCAAGCGCAATACGATTATTATAAGTCAATGATCGGCAAGTTGGAGAAAGAAACTCAATCCGTGATGAAAACAGCGATTCCAAAGCTCAACAAGGGCATGAAAAAAGCGAATCGTTTTACGAATAAATAG
- a CDS encoding S10 family peptidase, with translation MKTRKILIAFALIIYSVASFGQSRDIPIQSAVVTNHEVTIKGKKVPYSATVGTQPVWAEDGHPIATLFYTYYERTDVKDKDTRPLVISFNGGPGSASVWMHLAYTGPKILKIDDEGYPIQPYGVKDNPHSILDVADIVFVNPVNTGYSRIVDPKAKRSQFFGVNQDIAYLSEWINTFVTRQNRWNSPKFLIGESYGTTRVSGLAYRLQNSNWMYLNGVILVSPTDLGIDRDGPVGMANRLPYYAAAAWYHKALPSDLQSKDLLEVLEEAESYTMNKLLPVMAKGAWATEAEKNEAIRNFSRYSGLNEKVIRQHNLDVPTGFFWKELLREEGHTVGRLDSRYKGVDRMDAGMRPDFNSELTSWLHSFTPAINGYFQNYLNFKTDMKYNMFGPVNPWDRSGDNTGENLRQAMAMNPYLHVMTQSGYYDGATTYFNAKYNMWHMDPSGKLKDRMSFKGYRSGHMMYLRAEDLKNANEDIRVFIKNSIPAPGTPAKY, from the coding sequence ATGAAAACCAGAAAAATACTTATAGCCTTCGCTTTGATCATTTACAGCGTAGCCTCATTCGGTCAAAGTCGGGACATACCCATACAATCGGCAGTAGTTACAAATCATGAAGTGACGATTAAGGGCAAAAAGGTCCCCTATTCGGCAACTGTGGGCACACAACCTGTTTGGGCTGAAGATGGGCACCCGATCGCCACACTTTTCTACACTTATTATGAAAGAACTGATGTCAAAGACAAGGATACTCGGCCTCTAGTCATTTCATTTAATGGTGGACCTGGTTCTGCCTCTGTTTGGATGCATTTGGCCTATACGGGGCCAAAAATTCTGAAAATTGACGATGAGGGTTACCCAATTCAGCCTTATGGAGTAAAAGATAATCCACATTCAATCCTTGATGTAGCCGATATCGTATTTGTAAACCCTGTAAATACTGGCTACTCCAGAATAGTAGATCCGAAAGCCAAAAGATCGCAGTTTTTTGGGGTAAATCAGGATATTGCTTATCTCTCGGAGTGGATCAACACTTTCGTGACACGCCAGAATCGTTGGAACTCACCAAAATTCTTGATTGGTGAAAGCTATGGTACAACCAGAGTTTCAGGTTTGGCTTATCGCCTTCAAAACAGTAATTGGATGTACCTAAACGGAGTAATTCTAGTTTCTCCTACCGATTTAGGCATAGACAGGGATGGCCCAGTTGGTATGGCTAATCGTTTGCCATATTACGCGGCAGCCGCATGGTACCATAAAGCATTACCTTCCGATTTACAGTCTAAAGACTTACTAGAAGTTTTAGAAGAAGCAGAATCGTATACAATGAACAAACTCTTGCCTGTGATGGCCAAAGGGGCTTGGGCAACTGAAGCAGAGAAAAATGAAGCCATTAGAAATTTCTCGCGCTACTCTGGTTTAAATGAGAAGGTAATCAGACAACATAACTTGGATGTACCAACTGGATTTTTCTGGAAAGAGTTATTAAGAGAAGAAGGACACACCGTTGGCCGCTTAGATTCTCGTTACAAAGGAGTTGACCGAATGGACGCTGGTATGCGACCAGATTTCAATTCTGAATTGACGTCTTGGCTACATTCTTTCACACCCGCTATCAATGGATATTTCCAGAATTACTTGAATTTCAAAACGGATATGAAGTATAACATGTTCGGCCCTGTGAACCCATGGGATAGAAGTGGTGATAATACTGGTGAAAACCTGAGACAAGCCATGGCTATGAATCCTTACTTACATGTAATGACCCAGAGCGGCTATTATGATGGAGCCACTACCTACTTTAACGCCAAGTATAACATGTGGCATATGGACCCTAGCGGAAAATTAAAAGACAGAATGAGTTTTAAAGGCTACCGAAGTGGCCATATGATGTATTTAAGGGCAGAGGATTTAAAAAATGCCAATGAAGATATAAGAGTATTCATTAAAAACTCAATTCCTGCACCGGGTACCCCAGCAAAATATTAA
- the ctlX gene encoding citrulline utilization hydrolase CtlX has protein sequence MMVRPKNFGFDYTTAASNAFQDESGANAVDEIIQNAIIEFDHAVAALNDKGVAVKVIQDTESPKKPNAVFPNNWVSFHDDKVILYPMQAENRRWERRADILSELEADGLNLGEVVDISHYEQEDKFLESTGSMVLDYKNKRAYACLSTRTHEQVLEEFSELTGFELVIFNAFDKNKVPVYHTNVLMCIGSTYAVICLEAIPMAERESIQNKLRDTGHEIVPLTMDQMYAFAGNMLEVENSQGQRILVMSDSAFNSLTELQKSKLNEHAEILSVAIPTIEKYGGGSVRCMMCRLV, from the coding sequence ATGATGGTCAGACCGAAGAATTTCGGTTTCGATTATACAACAGCAGCTTCTAATGCATTTCAAGATGAGTCAGGTGCCAATGCAGTAGACGAAATCATCCAAAATGCCATAATTGAATTTGATCACGCAGTAGCAGCGCTTAACGATAAGGGTGTTGCAGTAAAAGTGATACAGGATACGGAGTCGCCGAAGAAACCAAATGCCGTTTTTCCTAATAACTGGGTTTCCTTTCATGATGATAAGGTCATTTTATACCCCATGCAGGCTGAAAATAGACGGTGGGAGCGAAGAGCAGACATCCTGAGTGAGTTAGAAGCCGATGGATTAAATCTCGGAGAAGTAGTGGATATCTCTCATTATGAGCAAGAAGACAAATTTCTTGAAAGCACTGGAAGTATGGTGCTCGACTATAAGAACAAACGAGCTTATGCCTGCCTGTCTACTAGAACTCATGAGCAAGTCTTAGAAGAGTTTAGTGAGTTGACAGGTTTTGAACTTGTGATATTCAACGCTTTCGACAAAAACAAAGTGCCTGTTTATCATACCAATGTTTTAATGTGCATAGGATCGACATATGCCGTCATATGTTTAGAAGCTATTCCTATGGCAGAAAGAGAATCAATTCAAAATAAACTGAGGGATACTGGGCATGAGATCGTGCCTTTGACTATGGATCAAATGTATGCCTTTGCGGGGAACATGCTGGAAGTTGAAAATAGTCAGGGACAACGGATTTTAGTGATGTCTGACAGTGCTTTCAATAGCTTGACTGAATTGCAAAAGAGTAAACTGAATGAACATGCTGAAATTTTGTCTGTGGCTATTCCTACCATTGAAAAGTACGGTGGAGGCAGTGTGCGATGTATGATGTGTAGATTAGTCTGA
- a CDS encoding transporter, translating into MKKTLTILTTLLLALPALAQEETKEMGNIVTDRPTQSVSAFTVGKGIFQVETGFALQVENAFFADFSMPGSMVFPADFQAITYNTTLLRYGISDRVELRFGQNLGRTRVVADGDLLAKSDALFIPTSLGAKVNLLDPVGARPAISFVGQISGPLFSDLELGTDLEFRFNFAHQLNENLSVGYNIGGVVNTNANDNSFTGLYTAVLGYSITPKLAAFAEFFGFLNSGQGQNDHQIDFGLTYLVNSNFQLDVYGGSGLSDISPDTLFGFGFSARIPKN; encoded by the coding sequence ATGAAAAAGACACTCACAATTCTAACCACACTACTGCTAGCGCTTCCTGCTTTGGCGCAAGAAGAAACCAAAGAAATGGGCAACATTGTAACGGATAGACCAACACAATCGGTCTCTGCCTTCACTGTTGGAAAAGGAATTTTCCAAGTAGAAACGGGGTTTGCCTTACAAGTAGAGAATGCATTCTTTGCTGATTTTAGTATGCCAGGTTCGATGGTTTTCCCTGCGGATTTTCAAGCGATAACATACAATACAACTTTACTTCGCTACGGAATTTCTGATAGAGTTGAACTAAGGTTTGGACAAAATTTAGGACGTACAAGAGTAGTGGCAGATGGGGATCTTTTAGCAAAGTCAGATGCACTTTTTATACCCACTTCTTTAGGGGCAAAAGTAAACTTGTTAGACCCCGTTGGAGCACGCCCAGCTATCTCATTTGTGGGTCAAATTTCTGGTCCTCTTTTTTCTGATTTAGAGCTTGGCACTGACTTGGAATTTAGGTTTAATTTCGCGCATCAGTTGAATGAAAATTTGAGTGTTGGTTACAACATTGGCGGGGTCGTAAATACCAACGCAAATGATAACAGTTTCACAGGACTTTACACGGCAGTATTAGGTTACAGTATTACACCAAAATTGGCAGCATTCGCTGAGTTTTTTGGCTTCTTAAATTCCGGACAAGGTCAGAATGACCATCAAATAGATTTCGGTTTAACCTATTTAGTTAATTCCAATTTTCAGTTAGACGTATACGGCGGTTCAGGATTATCTGATATTTCTCCAGATACACTTTTTGGTTTTGGTTTTAGTGCTAGAATTCCGAAAAACTGA
- the hisIE gene encoding bifunctional phosphoribosyl-AMP cyclohydrolase/phosphoribosyl-ATP diphosphatase HisIE yields the protein MRIFESIDQVNFEKNDGLIPAVIQDAQTRNVLMLGYMDKAALAQTLETKRVTFFSRSKQRLWVKGETSKNYLNLVSLHLDCDDDSLLVKVNPEGPTCHKGDDTCWAEVNENPSAFLDYLGEVIKRRKSDSPEESYTASLFAKGINKVAQKVGEEAVELVIEAKDNDADLFKNEAADLLFHYLMLLEIKDFSLNDIIQVLKERHK from the coding sequence ATGAGAATTTTTGAATCAATTGATCAGGTAAATTTCGAGAAAAATGACGGCCTTATTCCAGCCGTAATTCAGGATGCCCAAACCCGAAATGTACTCATGCTTGGGTACATGGATAAGGCGGCTTTAGCGCAAACTTTGGAGACCAAAAGAGTGACCTTTTTTAGTCGTTCAAAACAGCGACTTTGGGTGAAAGGAGAGACCTCTAAAAACTACTTGAATTTGGTGAGTTTACACCTGGACTGTGACGACGATTCGCTGCTGGTAAAAGTAAATCCAGAAGGGCCGACTTGTCATAAAGGTGATGATACATGTTGGGCTGAAGTCAATGAAAACCCTTCGGCATTTCTCGATTATTTAGGCGAGGTAATTAAGCGTCGTAAGTCAGATTCTCCGGAAGAATCTTATACAGCAAGTCTATTTGCAAAAGGAATAAATAAGGTAGCGCAAAAGGTCGGAGAGGAGGCTGTTGAACTTGTGATAGAAGCAAAGGATAACGACGCGGACCTATTTAAAAATGAAGCGGCTGACCTGTTATTTCACTATTTAATGCTCTTAGAAATTAAAGACTTCTCACTAAACGATATTATTCAAGTGCTTAAAGAAAGACATAAGTAA
- the hisF gene encoding imidazole glycerol phosphate synthase subunit HisF codes for MLTKRIIPCLDIKDGRTVKGVNFVGLRDAGDPVELAATYAKEGADELVFLDITATVEKRKTLVELVRRVASQINIPFTVGGGISSKEDVSALLNAGADKISINSSAVKRPELINELALEFGSQCVVVAIDTRFVEGEHIVHVRGGRTATSLRTLAWAREVVERGAGEILLTSMDHDGTKAGFADELTAQISEMLSVPVIASGGAGKMEHFLDTFTKGKADAALAASIFHFKEIGVPELKSFLSSKDIPVRITQ; via the coding sequence GTGTTAACGAAGAGAATTATACCCTGTTTAGATATTAAAGACGGTAGAACCGTCAAAGGTGTCAACTTTGTGGGTTTAAGAGATGCTGGTGATCCTGTGGAGTTAGCGGCTACTTATGCTAAAGAAGGAGCAGATGAGCTCGTTTTCTTAGATATAACAGCCACTGTAGAGAAACGAAAGACACTTGTGGAGCTTGTGAGGCGTGTAGCTTCGCAAATAAACATCCCTTTTACTGTAGGTGGAGGAATTAGCTCTAAAGAAGATGTTTCTGCGCTCTTGAATGCTGGTGCTGATAAAATATCGATCAACTCTTCTGCGGTAAAGCGTCCAGAACTTATTAATGAGTTAGCATTGGAGTTTGGTAGTCAGTGTGTGGTAGTGGCTATTGATACACGCTTTGTAGAAGGTGAACACATCGTACATGTCAGAGGTGGCAGAACGGCTACTTCATTGAGAACACTAGCTTGGGCAAGAGAAGTAGTAGAAAGAGGAGCAGGCGAAATACTCTTAACTTCCATGGATCACGATGGTACTAAAGCTGGCTTCGCAGATGAGCTCACTGCGCAGATTTCTGAAATGCTTTCAGTACCGGTAATTGCCTCTGGTGGTGCGGGTAAAATGGAGCACTTCCTAGACACATTCACGAAGGGTAAAGCTGATGCAGCCTTAGCCGCAAGCATCTTTCATTTTAAAGAAATTGGGGTGCCAGAACTTAAGTCATTCCTATCATCAAAAGACATCCCAGTAAGGATAACACAATGA
- the hisA gene encoding 1-(5-phosphoribosyl)-5-[(5-phosphoribosylamino)methylideneamino]imidazole-4-carboxamide isomerase, whose product MIIIPAIDIIGGKAVRLTQGDYGRKTEYADNPATVAKQFEAAGLKNLHVVDLEGAKASQPVNLQTLQEITSQTTLNVDFGGGVKSDESIQKVFAAGAQHVTAGSIAVKNKPLVKSWIDRYGAEKIILGADVQNEKIAINGWQEDSGLDLFEFLEEYIEMGVTHTICTDVSKDGLLQGPAFDLYRKIQEAFPNLKLIASGGVSSLADLKALKEMGVYGTIVGKAYYEGRISLEELAALENQEK is encoded by the coding sequence ATGATCATAATACCAGCAATAGATATTATAGGTGGTAAAGCGGTAAGGCTTACACAAGGAGACTACGGTAGAAAGACAGAATATGCAGATAATCCTGCAACTGTTGCCAAGCAATTTGAGGCTGCTGGCCTAAAAAATCTCCATGTGGTAGATTTAGAAGGTGCAAAGGCTAGTCAACCCGTTAACCTTCAAACACTCCAAGAAATAACCTCTCAAACAACTTTAAATGTGGATTTTGGCGGTGGCGTTAAGTCAGATGAGTCTATCCAAAAGGTTTTCGCCGCTGGAGCTCAACACGTGACTGCGGGTAGTATTGCTGTAAAGAATAAGCCATTAGTGAAATCTTGGATTGACCGATATGGCGCTGAAAAAATCATTCTTGGTGCAGATGTTCAAAATGAAAAGATTGCCATTAACGGCTGGCAAGAGGATTCCGGGCTGGATTTATTCGAGTTTTTGGAAGAATACATCGAAATGGGTGTTACACATACAATTTGTACCGATGTCAGTAAGGATGGCTTATTACAAGGGCCTGCCTTCGACCTGTATAGAAAAATTCAAGAGGCTTTTCCAAACCTTAAACTAATCGCTAGTGGAGGAGTTTCGTCACTAGCCGATCTAAAAGCATTAAAGGAAATGGGAGTTTATGGCACCATTGTCGGCAAGGCATATTATGAAGGAAGGATTTCACTAGAGGAGCTAGCAGCCCTCGAAAACCAAGAAAAGTAA
- the hisH gene encoding imidazole glycerol phosphate synthase subunit HisH — MSVVIIDYNAGNVQSVTYALNRLGVEPVLSANAEVIGAADKVIFPGVGEASTAMNFLKSNGLDQVIKGLSQPVFGVCLGLQLMCNHSEENDTECLGIFDVAVKKFPSTLKVPQMGWNSLSAMNSDLFKGLPSDPYVYYVHSYYAELSDFTVAQTDYIHPFSAALQKDNFYALQAHPEKSGKVGEEILENFLQL; from the coding sequence ATGAGTGTAGTCATTATAGATTATAATGCAGGCAATGTTCAATCGGTAACCTATGCATTGAATAGGCTCGGTGTTGAGCCAGTTTTATCGGCAAATGCTGAAGTGATCGGTGCGGCGGATAAAGTGATTTTTCCGGGTGTTGGTGAGGCCAGCACGGCCATGAACTTTTTAAAGTCTAATGGGCTAGACCAAGTGATCAAAGGGTTGAGTCAGCCAGTTTTTGGTGTCTGTTTGGGGCTACAACTCATGTGTAATCACTCCGAAGAGAACGATACGGAATGTTTAGGCATATTCGATGTAGCAGTAAAGAAGTTTCCTTCAACGCTCAAAGTGCCGCAAATGGGTTGGAATTCATTGTCTGCAATGAATTCTGATCTGTTTAAAGGTTTGCCCTCAGATCCATATGTCTATTATGTGCATAGTTATTATGCTGAGTTGAGTGATTTCACGGTGGCGCAGACAGACTATATACACCCCTTTAGTGCAGCACTTCAAAAAGATAATTTCTATGCCTTACAAGCGCACCCAGAAAAGAGTGGCAAGGTAGGAGAGGAGATTCTAGAAAACTTCTTGCAGTTATAA